From one Lycium ferocissimum isolate CSIRO_LF1 chromosome 5, AGI_CSIRO_Lferr_CH_V1, whole genome shotgun sequence genomic stretch:
- the LOC132058540 gene encoding uncharacterized protein LOC132058540 translates to MAFSSLKILSMSGATFIFGLYSGNIKSSLGYDQTTVNLISFFKDLGSNLAIITGLIMEIVPPWAVLAIGAVLNFFGYFMIWLAVMGRISKPHVWQMCLYIFIGSLSQSFANTGAIVTCVKNFPASRGIVLGLLKGAVGLSGAIMTQFYLAIYGDNKGESLILLVAWLPVLVSCIFLPSIRIMKAITQENDVKMFYNFLFVSLGLAGFLLIMIIIQKKFTFNKAEYALSGAVVLVLTFSPLILVIREELNIWKSKKGLVPNDISQLKVSIETQNSPSSTTNWSSCFKSVFNSPKRGEDHTILQALFNIDMLILFLAITFGVGGTLTSVDNLGQIGKALGYPDSSISTFVSLVSIWNYLGRVASGFSSEILLNTYNFPRPLMLTFVLLLSCIGHLLIAFGVRNSLYVSSVLMGFCLGAQWPLILSIISELFGLKYYATLSNFGYVSTPIGGYILNVRVAGHLYDKEALKQLATKGIFTRKDGVDLNCIGVVCYKQAFLIITLCYICRSHCFIDFGVENKKILCK, encoded by the coding sequence ATGGCATTTTCTTCTTTAAAGATACTATCAATGTCTGGTGCAACTTTCATATTTGGCCTTTATTCAGGGAACATAAAGTCCTCATTAGGCTATGATCAAACAACAGTAAACTTGATTAGCTTTTTCAAGGATTTGGGTAGCAATTTAGCCATAATTACTGGTctaattatggaaattgtgccCCCTTGGGCAGTTTTGGCCATTGGTGCagtcttgaatttttttggcTATTTCATGATATGGCTGGCTGTAATGGGGCGAATTTCGAAACCACATGTCTGGCAAATGTGTTTGTACATATTCATTGGTTCACTTTCTCAGTCATTTGCAAATACTGGAGCAATTGTCACTTGTGTCAAGAACTTCCCTGCTAGTCGAGGCATCGTGTTAGGCCTTCTAAAGGGTGCTGTTGGCCTAAGTGGTGCGATCATGACACAATTTTACCTCGCCATTTATGGAGACAACAAGGGCGAGTCTTTGATTTTACTGGTTGCTTGGCTCCCCGTCCTTGTCTCATGCATATTCCTCCCATCGATTCGGATTATGAAGGCCATTACACAAGAAAATGATGTCAAAATGTTCTataatttcctttttgtttcaCTTGGACTTGCTGGCTTTCTCTTGATTATGATCATCATCCAGAAAAAATTCACCTTTAACAAGGCTGAATATGCTTTAAGTGGTGCCGTTGTTCTAGTTCTGACTTTCTCACCACTGATTTTAGTCATTAGAGAAGAACTTAACATTTGGAAGAGCAAAAAAGGACTAGTCCCTAATGATATTTCACAATTGAAAGTGTCGATTGAGACGCAAAATTCTCCTTCATCGACAACAAATTGGAGTTCGTGCTTCAAAAGCGTGTTTAATTCCCCAAAGAGAGGTGAAGATCACACAATCTTGCAAGCACTCTTCAACATTGACATGTTGATTCTATTTCTAGCTATAACATTTGGGGTTGGAGGGACATTGACATCGGTCGATAACTTAGGCCAAATCGGGAAGGCCTTAGGCTACCCTGACTCAAGCATCAGTACATTCGTGTCATTAGTAAGCATATGGAATTACCTGGGAAGAGTAGCCTCGGGATTTTCCTCGGAAATCTTGTTAAACACGTACAATTTCCCACGCCCCTTGATGCTCACTTTCGTACTCCTACTTTCGTGCATTGGCCATCTTCTCATTGCATTTGGTGTTCGGAATTCACTCTACGTGTCCTCTGTTCTCATGGGGTTCTGTCTTGGAGCTCAATGGCCATTGATTTTGTCGATAATTTCGGAGTTATTTGGACTAAAGTACTACGCGACATTGTCCAATTTTGGTTATGTGTCTACTCCTATAGGTGGATATATACTCAATGTGAGAGTGGCTGGTCATTTATATGATAAAGAAGCATTGAAACAATTAGCAACTAAGGGAATATTCACAAGAAAAGATGGAGTTGACTTGAATTGTATAGGAGTTGTGTGTTATAAACAGGCCTTTTTAATAATTACGTTGTGCTACATTTGCAGGAGCCATTGTTTCATTGATTTTGGTGTTGAGAACAAGAAAATTTTATGCAAGTGA